In a genomic window of Halobiforma lacisalsi AJ5:
- a CDS encoding S8 family serine peptidase: protein MPPDDSPTSDRRSVLKAAGALGAFLGSSGVAAADGDDEADAGATELLVGVSPDVSDVESAVDSSIVDGQVVHTNEAIHYATIEFPENTPEEAKTAIEDALASVDEIEYVEENATIESFAAPNDPYYGSQHAPQQVNCEGAWDETFGDSDVTISIVDTGTAYDHENLAENVDDRIGEVFVGGGSDPYPRSGSETHGTMVSGAAVGATDNGTGHAGVSNCSMLSARALDASGTGSLADIADAVQWSADQGVDVINLSLGSSSDWHTLRNACQYAYDQGCLLVAAAGNSGGSVAYPAVYDSVIAVSALDSHDRLASFSNRGSEIELAAPGTSIVTTTLNDGYTRASGTSIASPIVAGVAGLVLSEYPDLDVETLRKHLRQTATDVGLSAAAQGYGRVDADAAVNTVPDGYEPENPDYGDDDDEEDDTEDPGIDEVWNDDESNHVELEGESLDRVAEYRIEGRGTAEPGENANTDPDDPYRDIATTDGEEFVVEGYLGGYVDDFHITGAVTDVETNVDLTAVVNGHAFDLRDLEGVGDWEADDGEPQCGDETVTASAEGSLSGRWWGGTDSYTYSLRTADPCSATVALDGPDGADFDLYVTLDGRSPSRWDYDESSDGSESDESITVDLEGDEELRLQVHANSGSGEYEVTVEERGR from the coding sequence ATGCCACCGGACGATTCCCCCACTTCCGACCGACGATCCGTACTCAAGGCTGCCGGCGCGCTCGGGGCGTTTCTCGGCTCGAGCGGCGTCGCGGCTGCCGACGGCGACGACGAAGCCGACGCGGGAGCGACCGAACTGCTCGTCGGCGTCTCGCCGGACGTCTCCGACGTCGAGAGCGCGGTCGATTCCTCGATCGTCGACGGCCAGGTGGTTCACACCAACGAGGCGATCCACTACGCGACGATCGAGTTCCCGGAGAACACGCCCGAGGAGGCGAAGACGGCGATCGAAGACGCCCTCGCGTCCGTCGACGAGATCGAGTACGTCGAGGAGAACGCGACCATCGAGTCCTTCGCCGCGCCGAACGACCCCTACTACGGGTCCCAGCATGCCCCCCAGCAGGTCAACTGCGAGGGTGCCTGGGACGAGACGTTTGGCGATTCGGACGTGACGATCTCGATCGTCGACACGGGTACGGCCTACGACCACGAGAACCTGGCCGAAAACGTCGACGACCGGATCGGCGAGGTGTTCGTCGGCGGCGGCAGCGACCCCTATCCCAGAAGCGGGAGCGAAACCCATGGGACGATGGTCTCGGGGGCTGCCGTCGGCGCGACTGACAACGGGACCGGTCACGCAGGGGTCTCGAACTGTTCGATGCTGAGCGCCCGCGCGCTCGACGCGAGCGGCACCGGCTCGCTCGCCGATATCGCCGACGCCGTCCAGTGGTCGGCCGATCAGGGCGTCGACGTCATCAACCTCTCGCTGGGGAGCTCGAGCGACTGGCACACCCTCCGAAACGCCTGCCAGTACGCCTACGACCAGGGTTGTCTGCTCGTCGCGGCTGCGGGTAACTCCGGCGGGAGCGTCGCGTATCCGGCGGTGTACGACTCCGTGATCGCCGTCTCCGCGCTCGATTCGCACGATCGGCTGGCGTCGTTCTCCAACCGTGGATCCGAGATCGAACTCGCCGCACCCGGAACGAGCATCGTCACGACGACTCTCAACGACGGGTACACGCGCGCATCGGGGACGTCGATCGCCTCGCCGATCGTGGCCGGCGTGGCCGGTCTCGTGCTGTCCGAATATCCGGACCTGGACGTCGAGACGCTCCGGAAGCACCTCCGACAGACGGCGACCGACGTCGGCCTTTCTGCCGCCGCACAGGGGTACGGCCGCGTCGACGCCGACGCCGCAGTGAACACGGTACCGGACGGCTACGAGCCCGAGAACCCCGATTACGGTGACGACGATGACGAGGAAGACGACACCGAGGATCCCGGGATAGACGAGGTCTGGAACGACGACGAGTCGAACCACGTCGAACTCGAGGGCGAGTCCCTCGACCGGGTCGCCGAGTACCGGATCGAAGGTCGCGGCACCGCCGAACCCGGCGAGAACGCCAACACCGACCCCGACGATCCGTACCGCGACATCGCGACGACCGACGGCGAGGAGTTCGTCGTCGAGGGCTACCTCGGCGGCTACGTCGACGACTTCCACATCACCGGGGCCGTGACTGACGTCGAGACGAACGTGGACCTGACGGCGGTCGTCAACGGCCACGCGTTCGACCTGCGCGATCTCGAGGGGGTCGGCGACTGGGAGGCCGACGACGGCGAACCCCAGTGTGGAGACGAGACCGTCACGGCAAGTGCCGAGGGATCCCTCTCCGGTCGCTGGTGGGGCGGGACCGACAGCTACACCTACTCGCTGCGAACCGCCGATCCGTGCTCGGCGACGGTCGCGCTCGACGGTCCCGACGGGGCCGACTTCGACCTCTACGTTACGCTCGATGGGCGCTCCCCCTCGCGGTGGGACTACGACGAGTCGAGCGATGGCTCCGAGAGCGACGAGTCGATCACCGTCGACCTCGAGGGCGACGAGGAACTGCGGTTGCAGGTTCACGCCAACAGTGGGTCCGGTGAGTACGAGGTAACCGTCGAGGAACGAGGGCGATAA
- a CDS encoding alpha/beta fold hydrolase has protein sequence METVTHHGRETAYERLGEGNGEHDRPAICCVHGSGGDRRLWGNQRPLADATGRPVVALDLSGHGDSSDVDASPGYTTLSAHVDDVLAVAEATDADVLIGNSMGGAVVIQLVLERAFTPEAVVLNGTGARLGVLEDLLEWLETDFERAVEFLHGRNRLFHDPESAAAERSREVMLDSGQAVTNRDFRTCHRFDARHQLSGIDVPTLVVYGEYDQLTPPWFHEFLADEIPDAGLVGIGDAAQSTMLERPEPFNEAVAAFLDG, from the coding sequence ATGGAAACGGTCACACACCACGGCCGGGAGACGGCCTACGAACGGCTGGGGGAGGGGAACGGCGAACACGACCGGCCGGCGATCTGTTGTGTCCACGGTAGCGGCGGCGACCGACGGCTCTGGGGGAACCAACGGCCGCTCGCCGACGCGACCGGTCGACCGGTGGTCGCGCTCGATCTCAGTGGCCACGGCGACTCGAGCGACGTCGACGCCAGCCCAGGCTACACGACGCTGTCGGCACACGTCGACGACGTTCTCGCGGTCGCGGAGGCGACCGACGCCGACGTTCTGATTGGAAACTCGATGGGCGGTGCGGTCGTCATACAACTGGTCCTCGAGCGGGCCTTTACCCCCGAAGCGGTCGTCCTGAACGGGACTGGCGCGCGGCTTGGCGTCCTCGAGGACCTGCTGGAGTGGCTCGAGACCGACTTCGAGCGTGCCGTCGAGTTTCTCCACGGTCGGAACCGGCTCTTTCACGACCCCGAGTCGGCGGCCGCGGAACGCTCCCGGGAAGTGATGCTCGACTCCGGTCAGGCGGTAACGAACCGCGATTTCCGGACCTGTCACCGGTTCGACGCCCGTCACCAGCTATCGGGGATCGACGTCCCGACGCTCGTCGTCTACGGCGAGTACGACCAGTTGACGCCGCCGTGGTTCCATGAGTTCCTCGCCGACGAGATCCCCGACGCCGGACTGGTCGGCATCGGCGACGCCGCCCAGTCGACGATGCTCGAGCGACCAGAGCCGTTCAACGAGGCTGTCGCGGCGTTTCTCGACGGCTAG
- a CDS encoding NYN domain-containing protein: MFERVRARLVSDHSRSRSRSREPTVGLFVDGPNVFRDEFDVDLDDLREAVGDLGRVGVIRLYLDEHATPGLIQAAEARGFEVIITSGDVDVKLAVDATALSGDGTIDRLAIASRDTDFKPVLEHAGAVGVETIAIAPGEYGRSDALRNAADEAVTMGTDGD; this comes from the coding sequence ATGTTCGAACGCGTTCGGGCCCGTCTGGTGTCCGATCACTCCCGCTCACGCTCTCGCTCCCGCGAGCCGACGGTCGGGTTGTTCGTCGACGGCCCGAACGTCTTCCGTGACGAGTTCGACGTCGACCTGGACGACCTCCGCGAGGCAGTCGGCGACCTCGGCCGGGTCGGGGTGATCCGACTCTACCTCGACGAGCACGCGACACCGGGACTGATCCAGGCCGCGGAGGCCCGTGGCTTCGAGGTGATCATCACCAGCGGCGACGTCGACGTCAAACTCGCCGTCGACGCGACCGCGCTGTCCGGGGACGGCACGATCGACCGCCTCGCGATCGCCTCCCGCGATACGGATTTCAAGCCCGTCCTCGAGCACGCCGGCGCGGTCGGCGTCGAGACGATCGCGATCGCACCCGGCGAATACGGTCGCTCCGACGCGCTCCGGAACGCGGCCGACGAGGCTGTGACGATGGGGACCGACGGGGACTGA